In the Mycoplasma zalophi genome, one interval contains:
- a CDS encoding DUF2714 domain-containing protein produces MKLKINKKEPVQNKKNIDLFRDYKEIIKSQEFISFEQLSAEILIKMGLGFESNTYKEFVQKYKTALENKWDMLFKNFIISFNINLKFSSDVLSPLLINEEQSAHRTINFMSAEDDTLNNFLTLFNDELTKLIEKNFIVEIFPELAIFKSKETSNLKLLFSEKVVERL; encoded by the coding sequence ATGAAATTAAAAATAAATAAAAAAGAACCAGTTCAAAATAAAAAAAATATTGACTTATTCAGAGATTATAAAGAAATAATTAAAAGCCAAGAATTTATTTCTTTTGAACAATTATCTGCTGAAATTTTAATAAAAATGGGTTTAGGTTTTGAATCAAATACATATAAAGAATTTGTTCAAAAATACAAAACTGCATTAGAAAATAAATGAGATATGTTATTTAAAAACTTTATTATTTCATTTAATATAAACTTAAAATTTAGCAGTGATGTTTTAAGTCCTTTATTAATTAACGAAGAACAATCAGCACACAGAACAATTAATTTCATGAGTGCTGAAGATGATACATTAAATAATTTCTTAACTTTATTTAATGATGAATTAACAAAATTAATTGAAAAGAATTTTATTGTTGAAATATTTCCAGAATTAGCAATTTTTAAATCAAAAGAAACAAGCAATTTAAAACTTTTATTTAGTGAAAAAGTTGTTGAAAGACTTTAA